A window of Clostridium sp. 'White wine YQ' contains these coding sequences:
- a CDS encoding DUF2334 domain-containing protein → MPKNLKILIFSFTSLILILLIAYNIHSYLNFLKTKPTIINKTYSNSPPVNNFKRSYIPKVNFSDRHISEIHDVSLSILDGTSIDDVPMILKSQRYYIPLNFISKKLNYTVDNSTGSLCLTNNSNKISLTEDSYEKNSKKGHLRGHLINYKNTFYISISDIEKLFDLIAVFDFQNKKINLIQDEVKAPEEPLIHHNDKIALIRFEDFGCGYSNIVDRNQTKIKIMSNLLYSNGMKFHVSWMPRFIVPSTNFDNDLLTKDNIVNVGFVDILDYMLNKGGEIGLHGYSHQSGNTASGTGEEMSKDVNSTEAETRAVIEKGIDTASALNIPISYYESPHYRDTKEQKNIISEYFQYIYEPYDYSKKDNVYKPDDYHLFVPTPLGRISDPIADTQRMIDKFNEGNPNILKSFYYHPSIEIDYIDFNTNGNKLNINYNPDSPLQKIVKTLKNDRYTTLHIDDLKDE, encoded by the coding sequence ATGCCAAAGAATTTAAAAATACTCATTTTTTCTTTTACCTCGTTAATTTTAATTCTATTAATCGCATATAACATTCATTCTTATTTAAATTTTTTAAAAACCAAACCAACTATCATTAACAAGACCTATTCAAATTCACCTCCAGTGAACAATTTCAAGCGTTCTTATATTCCCAAAGTTAATTTTTCTGATAGACATATATCAGAAATCCATGATGTAAGCTTAAGCATTTTGGATGGGACTAGCATTGATGATGTTCCTATGATACTCAAATCCCAAAGATATTATATACCACTTAATTTTATTTCAAAAAAATTAAATTACACTGTAGATAATTCAACGGGATCACTATGTTTAACTAATAATAGTAATAAAATTTCTTTAACAGAAGACTCTTACGAAAAAAACTCTAAAAAAGGACATCTTCGAGGACATTTAATAAATTATAAAAACACCTTCTATATCTCAATATCAGATATAGAAAAGCTTTTTGATTTAATTGCTGTATTCGATTTCCAAAACAAAAAAATAAATCTTATTCAAGATGAAGTTAAAGCACCTGAGGAACCTTTAATACATCATAATGACAAAATCGCCCTTATTAGATTTGAAGATTTCGGTTGTGGTTATTCAAATATTGTAGATAGAAATCAAACAAAAATAAAAATCATGTCAAATTTACTTTATTCAAATGGGATGAAGTTTCATGTTTCATGGATGCCTAGATTCATTGTTCCTTCAACCAACTTTGATAATGATTTACTCACAAAAGATAATATAGTAAATGTAGGTTTTGTTGATATACTAGATTATATGCTTAATAAAGGTGGCGAAATTGGTCTTCATGGCTATTCACATCAATCTGGAAACACTGCAAGTGGAACTGGTGAGGAAATGTCAAAGGACGTAAATAGTACTGAAGCTGAAACAAGAGCAGTTATTGAAAAAGGTATAGACACCGCAAGTGCTTTAAATATTCCTATTTCATATTACGAGAGTCCTCATTATAGGGATACTAAGGAACAAAAGAACATAATTAGCGAGTATTTTCAATATATATACGAACCTTATGATTATTCAAAAAAAGACAACGTGTACAAGCCTGATGATTATCATTTATTTGTTCCAACACCATTAGGACGTATATCTGATCCTATCGCAGATACACAGCGTATGATAGATAAATTTAATGAAGGTAACCCTAATATACTTAAAAGTTTTTATTACCACCCATCTATAGAAATAGATTATATTGATTTCAATACAAATGGTAATAAACTAAACATTAATTACAATCCCGACTCGCCTCTGCAAAAAATTGTGAAGACGCTTAAAAATGATAGGTATACCACCCTTCATATTGATGATCTTAAAGATGAATAA
- a CDS encoding DUF5673 domain-containing protein: MELIYLGILIIIIPILIWIALKVTYRSIKRNAYGKLILSVKDHTYAIDILAGVIFLLLGGKNLIVVFIDGETLITPGSYLMMFSLCSIIYFVRATFRIEIRENGILSKKSGWTWEEVESSYIKETNSSVVITFKFKNSRKKPTSIMVHKKDRMEVERKLEEIFTKK; this comes from the coding sequence ATGGAATTAATTTATTTAGGAATTTTGATAATTATAATACCTATATTAATATGGATAGCTTTAAAAGTAACATATAGAAGTATCAAAAGAAATGCTTATGGTAAGCTTATATTAAGTGTAAAGGATCATACATATGCAATTGATATTCTTGCAGGAGTGATTTTCTTATTGCTTGGAGGAAAGAATTTAATTGTAGTATTTATTGATGGAGAGACATTAATTACTCCAGGTTCATATTTGATGATGTTCTCACTGTGTTCAATTATCTATTTTGTTAGAGCAACATTTAGAATTGAAATAAGAGAAAATGGAATTCTATCAAAAAAAAGTGGTTGGACATGGGAAGAGGTAGAAAGTAGTTACATAAAAGAAACAAATAGTTCAGTAGTTATAACTTTTAAGTTTAAAAATAGTAGAAAAAAACCTACAAGTATTATGGTACATAAAAAAGATAGAATGGAAGTAGAGAGGAAGTTAGAAGAAATATTTACGAAAAAGTGA
- a CDS encoding GGGtGRT protein: protein MALFESYERRIGQITPVLEKYGIASMEEARKICQDLGFDPYTIAKETQPIAFENAGWAYVLGAAIAVKKGAKKAADASTAIGEGLQAFCIPGSVADDRKVGLGHGNLGAMLLSEETKCFAFLAGHESFAAAEGAIKIAEKANKVRKEPLRVILNGLGKDAAQIISRINGFTYVQTKFDYYTGELAIVKEIAYSNGPRAKVRCFGADDVREGVAIMHHEGVDVSITGNSTNPTRFQHPVAGTYKKEMVDLGKKYFSVASGGGTGRTLHPDNMAAGPASYGMTDTMGRMHSDAQFAGSSSVPAHVEMMGLIGMGNNPMVGATVAVAVAIEEALSK, encoded by the coding sequence ATGGCATTATTTGAAAGTTATGAAAGAAGAATAGGACAGATAACTCCAGTACTAGAAAAGTACGGAATTGCATCTATGGAAGAAGCAAGAAAGATTTGTCAAGATCTTGGATTTGATCCATACACAATAGCAAAAGAAACTCAACCAATCGCATTTGAAAATGCTGGATGGGCTTATGTTTTAGGAGCTGCTATTGCTGTTAAAAAGGGAGCTAAAAAAGCTGCTGATGCTTCTACTGCTATAGGAGAAGGATTACAAGCATTCTGTATCCCAGGATCAGTTGCAGATGATAGAAAAGTTGGTTTAGGACACGGAAACTTAGGAGCTATGCTTTTAAGTGAAGAAACTAAATGTTTCGCATTCTTAGCTGGACACGAATCATTCGCAGCAGCTGAAGGTGCTATCAAAATAGCTGAAAAAGCTAACAAAGTAAGAAAAGAACCATTAAGAGTTATATTAAACGGTCTTGGAAAAGATGCTGCTCAAATAATCTCTAGAATTAATGGATTCACATATGTTCAAACTAAGTTTGATTACTACACTGGAGAATTAGCTATAGTTAAAGAAATAGCTTACTCAAACGGTCCAAGAGCTAAGGTTAGATGCTTTGGTGCTGACGACGTTAGAGAAGGTGTTGCTATAATGCATCATGAGGGAGTTGATGTTTCTATAACTGGTAACTCAACTAACCCAACAAGATTCCAACATCCAGTTGCTGGAACATACAAAAAAGAAATGGTTGATCTAGGAAAGAAATACTTCTCAGTTGCATCAGGTGGTGGTACTGGAAGAACTCTTCACCCAGATAACATGGCAGCAGGTCCAGCTTCTTATGGTATGACTGATACTATGGGAAGAATGCACTCTGATGCTCAATTCGCAGGATCTTCATCAGTTCCAGCTCACGTTGAAATGATGGGTCTTATCGGAATGGGTAACAACCCAATGGTTGGAGCTACAGTTGCAGTAGCAGTTGCTATTGAAGAAGCTTTAAGCAAATAA
- a CDS encoding histidine phosphatase family protein yields MTSIYFIRHAQPDHDWEEDGTRPLSDEGMNDSKRVTEFFREMEIEYYISSPYKRSIDTIKESADGHGISIALDERLRERESGLCGNNMEMFKRRWENLDFHEECGESLKMVQERNIKAIFEILINYKDANIVIGTHGTALSTILNYFEPAYCCDDFLRMIDFMPYIIRLDFDGINYIGKEELLIVKKEFKGKK; encoded by the coding sequence ATGACAAGTATATACTTTATAAGACATGCTCAGCCAGACCATGATTGGGAAGAGGATGGAACACGGCCGTTAAGTGATGAAGGGATGAATGATTCCAAAAGAGTAACTGAGTTTTTTAGGGAAATGGAGATAGAGTACTATATATCAAGTCCATACAAAAGAAGCATTGATACAATAAAAGAAAGTGCAGATGGACATGGCATTAGTATTGCTTTGGATGAAAGATTAAGAGAACGTGAAAGTGGCCTATGCGGTAATAACATGGAAATGTTCAAAAGACGGTGGGAAAACCTTGACTTTCACGAAGAATGTGGAGAGTCACTCAAGATGGTTCAAGAACGTAATATAAAAGCAATTTTTGAAATCTTAATTAATTACAAAGATGCGAATATTGTGATTGGAACACATGGTACAGCATTAAGTACGATTCTCAATTATTTTGAACCAGCATATTGCTGCGATGATTTTTTGAGAATGATTGATTTTATGCCATACATAATTCGTCTTGATTTTGATGGAATAAATTACATTGGAAAGGAAGAGTTATTGATTGTAAAAAAAGAATTTAAGGGTAAAAAGTAA
- a CDS encoding iron-sulfur cluster assembly scaffold protein, which produces MMYSKEVEEMCVVAKGPNHGPAPIPVEGKWVQAKEVTDISALTHGVGWCAPQQGACKLTLNVKDGIIQEALVETIGCSGMTHSAAMASEILPGKTILEALNTDLVCDAINTAMRELFLQIVYGRSQSAFSEGGLPIGAGLEDLGKGLRSQVGTMYGTLAKGPRYLEMAEGYVTNVALDTDNQIIGYKFVNLGKMMESVAKGVDAQTALEQATGQYGRFDDAAKVIDPRHA; this is translated from the coding sequence ATGATGTATTCAAAAGAAGTTGAAGAAATGTGTGTAGTTGCTAAAGGCCCAAATCATGGACCAGCACCAATTCCTGTAGAAGGAAAATGGGTACAAGCTAAAGAAGTTACAGACATATCAGCATTAACTCACGGAGTAGGCTGGTGTGCACCACAACAAGGAGCTTGTAAATTAACTTTAAACGTTAAGGATGGAATTATTCAAGAAGCTTTAGTTGAAACTATAGGTTGTTCTGGAATGACTCACTCAGCTGCTATGGCATCTGAAATATTACCAGGAAAAACTATATTAGAAGCATTAAATACAGACCTAGTTTGTGATGCTATCAATACAGCTATGAGAGAATTATTCCTTCAAATCGTATACGGAAGATCTCAAAGTGCTTTCTCAGAAGGTGGACTTCCTATAGGAGCAGGTCTTGAAGACTTAGGAAAAGGATTAAGAAGCCAAGTTGGTACAATGTATGGAACTTTAGCTAAAGGCCCAAGATACTTAGAAATGGCTGAAGGATACGTAACTAACGTTGCTTTAGATACTGATAACCAAATCATTGGATATAAGTTCGTTAACTTAGGAAAAATGATGGAATCTGTAGCTAAGGGAGTAGATGCTCAAACAGCTTTAGAACAAGCAACAGGTCAATATGGTAGATTTGATGATGCTGCTAAAGTAATAGACCCAAGACATGCATAA
- a CDS encoding tetratricopeptide repeat protein yields MDIEELYVIGEEYYVKKEYKKALEHFEKYYSSNESYDCLNYIGCCYLGMEDFDSAVNIFKRLINECPKVERPVFNLGRVYLKQGRLQDALDCFNNAININPNSEDAYYYLGVYYDKINDFDEARIYYEKSLSLNFEQSETHLNLGICFYRLQLYNEALKEFDLALKYDDECIQARECKWIIYIEIKDYSKALRELLYVNTINPYDTYNLIDIIHCYYKLDDFRNAQEWVSKLLSVEPDNEFACKTIERINLKLSKIMENI; encoded by the coding sequence TTGGATATTGAAGAACTTTATGTGATAGGTGAAGAATATTATGTTAAGAAAGAATATAAAAAGGCGTTAGAGCATTTCGAAAAATACTATAGCTCAAATGAATCTTATGATTGTTTAAATTATATTGGCTGTTGTTATTTGGGAATGGAAGACTTTGACTCAGCAGTTAACATATTTAAAAGATTAATAAATGAATGCCCTAAAGTAGAACGACCAGTTTTTAATTTAGGCAGAGTTTATTTAAAACAAGGCAGGTTACAGGATGCACTAGACTGTTTTAACAATGCAATTAATATAAATCCTAATAGTGAAGATGCTTATTATTATTTAGGTGTGTACTATGATAAAATTAATGACTTTGATGAAGCAAGAATATACTATGAAAAATCACTATCATTAAATTTTGAGCAATCAGAAACACATTTAAATCTTGGAATATGTTTTTATAGATTACAATTGTATAATGAAGCATTGAAGGAATTTGATTTAGCATTAAAATATGATGATGAATGCATACAAGCAAGAGAGTGTAAATGGATAATTTACATAGAAATCAAAGATTATTCAAAAGCTTTAAGAGAGTTATTATATGTGAATACCATAAATCCATATGATACCTATAATTTAATTGATATTATCCATTGTTACTATAAACTTGATGATTTTCGTAATGCACAGGAGTGGGTTAGTAAATTACTAAGCGTTGAGCCAGATAATGAGTTTGCTTGCAAAACTATAGAAAGAATAAATTTAAAACTTAGTAAAATCATGGAAAATATATGA